A genomic window from Vanessa atalanta chromosome 7, ilVanAtal1.2, whole genome shotgun sequence includes:
- the LOC125065496 gene encoding thiamin pyrophosphokinase 1 isoform X1 — MDTNNVINKVQKLLNVFYVQQKAASSVTKCWKWNINEFTNNQVNHKYAVLILNRTISQKQEFIKKIWNNATLRIAVDGGMVHWEKFVNNLPVNDQRTMKLPDLITGDFDSITEDVLEKYKKKGCKAIHTPDQDHTDFTKALKELNNYCIDNEIQMDHVIAIAQSSGRIDQIIGNIQTLYLVREERLLHPETKMYIMSDDSLTWLLSPGDHIIDIPEESRRVKGCWCALIPVGEVCESVTTNGLKWNLDNQQLKFGRLVSTSNTFDGSEQVKIKCSHTLVWAMEIPSLTNVHSDKENC; from the exons gtgcaaaaattattaaatgtcttCTATGTACAACAGAAGGCGGCAAGCAGTGTTACCAAGTGTTGGAAATGGAACATTAACGAATTTACTAATAATCAAGTTAATCATAAATATGCAGTACTTATTCTCAATCGGACAATATCTCAGAAGCaagagtttataaaaaaaatatggaataatg caacttTAAGAATAGCAGTTGACGGAGGAATGGTACATTGGgagaaatttgtaaataatttacctGTAAATGACCAGAGAACCATGAAGCTACCTGACCTGATTACAGGAGACTTTGACTCTATAACTGAAGATGttctagaaaaatataaaaagaaaggtTGTAAG GCTATTCACACCCCAGACCAAGATCACACAGATTTTACGAAGGCCTTAAAAGAATTGAACAATTACTGCATAGATAATGAAATTCAG atGGATCATGTTATTGCAATAGCCCAAAGCTCGGGAAGAATAGACCAAATTATAGGCAATATTCAAACGTTATATTTAGTCAGAGAGGAGAGGTTGTTGCACCCTGAAaccaaaatgtatataatgtcaGATGATTCTCTAACATGGCTCCTGAGTCCGGGAGATCATATCATTGATATACCAGAAGAAAGCAGGCGAGTTAAAGGTTGTTGGTGCGCCTTGATACCAGTGGGCGAAGTTTGTGAAAGTGTTACTACAAATGGACTCAAATGGAACTTAg ACAATCAGCAGCTGAAATTTGGCCGATTGGTGAGCACGTCGAACACTTTTGATGGATCTGAACAAGTGAAGATCAAGTGCAGTCACACACTCGTTTGGGCAATGGAAATACCTAGCTTAACAA ATGTACATTCTGATAAGGAGAACTGTTAA
- the LOC125065496 gene encoding thiamin pyrophosphokinase 1 isoform X2 has product MDTNNVINKKAASSVTKCWKWNINEFTNNQVNHKYAVLILNRTISQKQEFIKKIWNNATLRIAVDGGMVHWEKFVNNLPVNDQRTMKLPDLITGDFDSITEDVLEKYKKKGCKAIHTPDQDHTDFTKALKELNNYCIDNEIQMDHVIAIAQSSGRIDQIIGNIQTLYLVREERLLHPETKMYIMSDDSLTWLLSPGDHIIDIPEESRRVKGCWCALIPVGEVCESVTTNGLKWNLDNQQLKFGRLVSTSNTFDGSEQVKIKCSHTLVWAMEIPSLTNVHSDKENC; this is encoded by the exons AAGGCGGCAAGCAGTGTTACCAAGTGTTGGAAATGGAACATTAACGAATTTACTAATAATCAAGTTAATCATAAATATGCAGTACTTATTCTCAATCGGACAATATCTCAGAAGCaagagtttataaaaaaaatatggaataatg caacttTAAGAATAGCAGTTGACGGAGGAATGGTACATTGGgagaaatttgtaaataatttacctGTAAATGACCAGAGAACCATGAAGCTACCTGACCTGATTACAGGAGACTTTGACTCTATAACTGAAGATGttctagaaaaatataaaaagaaaggtTGTAAG GCTATTCACACCCCAGACCAAGATCACACAGATTTTACGAAGGCCTTAAAAGAATTGAACAATTACTGCATAGATAATGAAATTCAG atGGATCATGTTATTGCAATAGCCCAAAGCTCGGGAAGAATAGACCAAATTATAGGCAATATTCAAACGTTATATTTAGTCAGAGAGGAGAGGTTGTTGCACCCTGAAaccaaaatgtatataatgtcaGATGATTCTCTAACATGGCTCCTGAGTCCGGGAGATCATATCATTGATATACCAGAAGAAAGCAGGCGAGTTAAAGGTTGTTGGTGCGCCTTGATACCAGTGGGCGAAGTTTGTGAAAGTGTTACTACAAATGGACTCAAATGGAACTTAg ACAATCAGCAGCTGAAATTTGGCCGATTGGTGAGCACGTCGAACACTTTTGATGGATCTGAACAAGTGAAGATCAAGTGCAGTCACACACTCGTTTGGGCAATGGAAATACCTAGCTTAACAA ATGTACATTCTGATAAGGAGAACTGTTAA